Proteins encoded by one window of Lathyrus oleraceus cultivar Zhongwan6 chromosome 1, CAAS_Psat_ZW6_1.0, whole genome shotgun sequence:
- the LOC127102400 gene encoding uncharacterized protein LOC127102400, translating to MSYAELFPALLAKNHVQTRSLPPVPKDLPYWYKAEQFCAYHQGAPRHSIENCFGLKSDVQRLIKSGILSFKDVNPNVQVNPLPQHGSASVNMVYGCPGSFQIHDVRLLGESLVKKHARYRKNGFVPPHNYASCRVCFRNSQGCLTVVTDLQDQMDQGYIEAYRDIDYNQVNMVNSDNEVNVIVPQFNNSEPIQITYDSRKTSVTPVVINLPGPVPYQSDKAVPYKYNAIIVNNENDVPLPSIVNVVDVSRVTRSWRIFAKWTEDVAAGKQAQVEIPFEPVGQSDNMNPKSDDDEALKLIRKSEYNMVEQLLHTPSKIYVLSLLMNSEAHREALKKVLEQAYVDHDVTVGQFDSIVANITNCNNLSFSNEELPEEGRNHNMALNISINYMNDSLSSVLVDTRLSLNVMPKSTLSRLSFQGAPMRSSWIIVKAFDGSRKQSLEKLTFL from the coding sequence ATGTCCTATGCAGAACTGTTTCCTGCACTGCTAGCTAAAAATCATGTCCAGACAAGGTCTCTACCACCTGTGCCAAAGGACCTTCCCTATTGGTACAAGGCAGAACAATTTTGTGCTTACCATCAAGGGGCACCAAGACATAGCATTGAAAACTGTTTTGGGCTAAAGTCAGATGTTCAGAGGCTCATCAAGAGTGGTATCCTTTCATTTAAGGACGTAAACCCCAATGTTCAAGTTAATCCTCTACCGCAACATGGTTCAGCCTCAGTTAACATGGTATATGGTTGCCCGGGCAGTTTCCAGATCCATGATGTACGATTATTGGGAGAGAGCTTAGTAAAGAAACACGCCAGATATAGAAAGAATGGTTTTGTGCCTCCACATAACTATGCCTCTTGTAGGGTTTGTTTTAGGAACTCTCAAGGATGCCTAACTGTTGTAACGGATCTCCAGGATCAAATGGACCAAGGTTACATTGAAGCCTACCGAGACATAGATTATAATCAAGTCAATATGGTCAATAGTGACAACGAAGTGAATGTCATAGTTCCTCAGTTCAACAACTCTGAGCCTATACAAATTACTTATGACAGTCGGAAGACTTCTGTGACTCCTGTGGTCATTAACTTACCGGGCCCAGTTCCTTACCAATCTGATAAAGCCGTGCCTTACAAGTACAATGCTATAATTGTTAATAATGAAAATGATGTTCCTCTACCCTCCATTGTTAACGTCGTTGATGTAAGCAGAGTCACAAGGAGTTGGCGTATATTTGCAAAATGGACTGAGGATGTCGCAGCAGGAAAGCAGGCTCAGGTTGAGATTCCTTTTGAACCGGTTGGCCAATCTGATAACATGAATCCGaaaagtgatgatgatgaggcgTTGAAGCTCATAAGGAAAAGTGAATACAATATGGTGGAACAATTACTGCATACACCTTCCAAGATATatgtgttatctttgttgatgaactctgaggCTCACCGTGAAGCTTTGAAGAAAGTCTTAGAACAAGCTTATGTAGACCATGATGTGACAGTTGGACAATTTGATAGTATCGTCGCTAACATAACGAACTGCAATAACTTGAGTTTTAGTAATGAAGAGCTCCCcgaagaaggaagaaatcataacaTGGCACTAAATATCTCAATCAACTATATGAATGACTCTTTGTCAAGTGTGTTAGTTGATACAAGATTGTCTCTCAATGTCATGCCGAAGTCGACACTTTCCAGACTTTCTTTTCAAGGTGCTCCTATGAGGAGTAGCTGGAttattgtcaaagcttttgatggttccagAAAACAGTCATTGGAGAAGTTAACCTTCCTATGA
- the LOC127102393 gene encoding uncharacterized protein LOC127102393 produces MEHGRRNTKKYTFKCPDLTKLKKLGSMIISPKDFRAQYGRLMGILNTKVEDGVLNTLVQFYDPLYHCFKFPDYQLMPTLEEYSYWFGLPVSNKLPFSGSEKTPTSAAIAEALHLETSVVKDNFTKKGGILGLTSRFLLEKAFIFAEADSRDTFEAIFALLIYGIVLFPNIDDFVDVNDIRNFLIDNLVPTLLGYTYHSIHHKTKKGGGTILCCAPLLCKWFISHMPRSRLFRENPQKLRWSQRFMSIDQGSIHWYDPSYDVGVIIDSCGEFHNIPLIGVHGGINYNPILARRQLGYLMADKLDNLLLSGFFYLNNEESSGLKDRIIHAWRNIHWKGKDRLGRKNCVAFEPYTQWVCARASELKMPCALEKTSFPFAITSSSTIPIENREEFQEVLDRLKLERDTWSNS; encoded by the coding sequence ATGGAACATGGAAGGAGAAATACCAAGAAATACACTTTCAAATGTCCTGACTTAACAAAGTTGAAGAAGCTTGGTTCTATGATAATTAGTCCAAAGGATTTCAGAGCTCAGTATGGAAGACTTATGGGTATCTTGAATACCAAGGTTGAAGATGGAGTTCTCAACACACTAGTACAATTTTATGACCCACTCTACCATTGCTTCAAATTTCCAGACTACCAACTTATGCCTACTCTAGAAGAATACTCTTATTGGTTTGGTTTGCCAGTCTCTAACAAATTACCATTCAGTGGTTCAGAGAAGACCCCTACATCAGCAGCTATTGCAGAAGCACTTCACCTAGAAACGTCTGTTGTGAAGGACAACTTCACTAAAAAAGGAGGGATTCTAGGTCTAACCTCTAGATTCCTGTTGGAGAAAGCCTTTATCTTTGCAGAAGCAGATAGTAGAGATACCTTTGAAGCCATTTTTGCTCTACTCATTTATGGAATTGTACTCTTCCCAAACATTGATGACTTCGTGGATGTTAATGATATACGAAACTTCTTAATTGATAACCTAGTACCTACATTACTTGGATATACCTACCATTCTATCCATCACAAGACTAAGAAAGGTGGTGGAACCATTCTTTGTTGTGCACCTCTCCTATgtaagtggtttatttctcacatgcCCAGATCCAGGCTCTTCAGGGAGAATCCGCAGAAGCTCAGATGGTCTCAGAGGTTCATGTCCATTGATCAAGGGAGTATACATTGGTATGACCCCTCCTATGATGTTGGAGTaattattgacagttgtggtgaatttcATAACATACCTCTCATTGGTGTACATGGGGGAATTAACTATAACCCCATCCTTGCCCGACGCCAGTTAGGATATCTTATGGCAGATAAACTCGACAACCTTTTGTTGTCAGGTTTCTTTTACCTCAACAACGAAGAGAGTTCCGGTTTGAAGGATAGAATCATACATGCTTGGCGCAACATTCACTGGAAAGGAAAAGACCGATTAGGAAGaaagaattgtgttgcttttgAGCCATACACCCAATGGGTTTGTGCTAGAGCTAGTGAACTTAAGATGCCATGTGCTCTTGAGAAAACCTCATTCCCTTTTGCTATAACATCATCATCCACCATTCCTATTGAGAATAGGGAAGAGTTTCAAGAAGTTTTGGATAGGTTGAAATTGGAAAGAGACACTTGGAGCAACAGCTAA